A window of the Xenopus laevis strain J_2021 chromosome 9_10L, Xenopus_laevis_v10.1, whole genome shotgun sequence genome harbors these coding sequences:
- the glyr1.L gene encoding putative oxidoreductase GLYR1 isoform X1, with translation MATVSLRQGDLVWGKLGRYPPWPGKIVNPPKDLKKPRGKKSLFVKFFGTEDHAWIKVEQLKPYHAHKEEMIKANKGKRFQQAVDAVEEFLKKAKAKELAKEHNSSDEKGKKAKKQTGEKRKKSSDSSSHSPQKRSREQSPRKRGRPPKDDKDSPSPQPSSLKKLAMKTVSRFSWPPPSSERTKDDPHFHHFLLSQTEKEDLGSDSWLIHGHRTLGTEMILKKPSVTYQAITKRLKISEEDSGSTSIQAADSTAINGSIIPTDKKVGFLGLGLMGSGIVSNLLKMGHSVTVWNRTAEKKTTGGIHSELWDEDESTKCDLFIQEGALMGRTPAEVVSTCDITFACVADPKAAKDLVLGPSGVLQGIRPGKCYVDMSTVDPETVTELAQVIVSRGGRFLEAPVSGNQQLSNDGMLVILAAGDQGVYEDCMSCFLAMGKTSFFLGEVGNAARMMLILNMVQGSFMATIAEGMTLAQVTGQSQQTLLDILNQGQLASIFLDQKCQNILQGNFKPDFYLKYIQKDLRLAIALGDSVNHPTPMAAAANEVYKRAKALDQSDNDMSAVYRAYIH, from the exons TCTTTGGAACAGAAGATCA tGCCTGGATCAAAGTGGAGCAGTTGAAGCCATACCATGCCCACAAGGAGGAGATGATCAAGGCTAACAAGGGTAAGCGGTTCCAGCAGGCAGTGGATGCAGTGGAGGAGTTCCTGAAGAAAGCCAAAGCAAAAGAACTTGCAAAAGAACAT AACTCCAGTGATGAGAAAGGCAAAAAAGCCAAGAAACAGACTGGTGAAAAGAGGAAGAAATCCTCAGACTCTTCTTCCCATTCCCCTCAGAAAAGGTCCCGTGAACAGAGCCCACGCAAACGAGGAAGGCCTCCCAAGGACGATAAG GACTCTCCCAGCCCCCAGCCAAGCTCACTGAAGAAACTTGCAATGAAAACAGTATCCCGATTCAGCTGGCCCCCACCTTCCAGTGAG CGTACCAAGGATGATCCTCATTTCCATCACTTCCTGCTCAGCCAGACCGAGAAG gaagACCTTGGAAGTGACAGCTGGCTGATTCATGGTCATAGAACACTTGGCACTGAGATGATACTAAAAAAG CCTAGTGTAACATACCAAGCAATAACCAAGCGGCTGAAAATATCTGAAGAG GATAGTGGCTCAACGTCGATTCAAGCAGCAGACAGCACGGCCATTAATGGCAGCATCATACCTACAGACAaaaa AGTTGGCTTTCTCGGCTTGGGGTTAATGGGCAGCGGCATTGTCTCAAACCTGCTCAAGATGGGACACTCGGTGACCGTGTGGAACAGAACTGCAGAGAAG AAAACTACTGGAGGAATTCACAGTGAATTGTGGGATGAGGATGAAAGCACAAAG TGCGACTTATTCATCCAGGAGGGAGCCCTTATGGGAAGAACACCCGCTGAAGTGGTCTCTACCTGTGACATCACATTTGCCTGTGTGGCAGATCCTAAAGCTGCAAAAGAT CTGGTGTTGGGGCCCAGTGGGGTGCTACAGGGAATCCGTCCGGGGAAATGCTACGTGGACATGTCTACTGTGGATCCAGAAACTGTCACTGAACTCGCTCAG GTGATTGTGTCTCGAGGTGGGCGCTTCCTGGAGGCCCCCGTGTCTGGTAACCAGCAGCTGTCCAACGATGGGATGTTGGTGATCCTTGCAGCTGGAGATCAAGGGGTCTATGAAGATTGCATGAGCTGTTTCCTAGCCATGGGCAAAACCTCCTTCTTTCTTG GGGAAGTGGGGAATGCTGCCAGGATGATGCTGATCCTTAACATGGTGCAGGGCAGTTTTATGGCTACTATAGCGGAAGGAATGACTCTGGCACAAGTCACAGGGCAGTCCCAACAGACCCTGCTGGATATCCTCAATCAGGGCCAGCTTGCCAGCATTTTCCTGGACCAAAAGTGCCAAA ACATCCTGCAGGGGAATTTCAAGCCTGACTTTTACCTAAAGTACATCCAGAAGGACCTGAGGTTAGCCATTGCTCTCGGAGATTCTGTTAACCACCCAACTCCCATGGCGGCTGCAGCAAATGAG GTCTACAAGAGGGCAAAAGCGTTGGACCAATCGGATAATGATATGTCTGCCGTGTACAGGGCCTACATCCACTAG
- the glyr1.L gene encoding putative oxidoreductase GLYR1 isoform X2 — MATVSLRQGDLVWGKLGRYPPWPGKIVNPPKDLKKPRGKKSLFVKFFGTEDHAWIKVEQLKPYHAHKEEMIKANKGKRFQQAVDAVEEFLKKAKAKELAKEHNSSDEKGKKAKKQTGEKRKKSSDSSSHSPQKRSREQSPRKRGRPPKDDKDSPSPQPSSLKKLAMKTVSRFSWPPPSSERTKDDPHFHHFLLSQTEKEDLGSDSWLIHGHRTLGTEMILKKPSVTYQAITKRLKISEEDSGSTSIQAADSTAINGSIIPTDKKVGFLGLGLMGSGIVSNLLKMGHSVTVWNRTAEKCDLFIQEGALMGRTPAEVVSTCDITFACVADPKAAKDLVLGPSGVLQGIRPGKCYVDMSTVDPETVTELAQVIVSRGGRFLEAPVSGNQQLSNDGMLVILAAGDQGVYEDCMSCFLAMGKTSFFLGEVGNAARMMLILNMVQGSFMATIAEGMTLAQVTGQSQQTLLDILNQGQLASIFLDQKCQNILQGNFKPDFYLKYIQKDLRLAIALGDSVNHPTPMAAAANEVYKRAKALDQSDNDMSAVYRAYIH; from the exons TCTTTGGAACAGAAGATCA tGCCTGGATCAAAGTGGAGCAGTTGAAGCCATACCATGCCCACAAGGAGGAGATGATCAAGGCTAACAAGGGTAAGCGGTTCCAGCAGGCAGTGGATGCAGTGGAGGAGTTCCTGAAGAAAGCCAAAGCAAAAGAACTTGCAAAAGAACAT AACTCCAGTGATGAGAAAGGCAAAAAAGCCAAGAAACAGACTGGTGAAAAGAGGAAGAAATCCTCAGACTCTTCTTCCCATTCCCCTCAGAAAAGGTCCCGTGAACAGAGCCCACGCAAACGAGGAAGGCCTCCCAAGGACGATAAG GACTCTCCCAGCCCCCAGCCAAGCTCACTGAAGAAACTTGCAATGAAAACAGTATCCCGATTCAGCTGGCCCCCACCTTCCAGTGAG CGTACCAAGGATGATCCTCATTTCCATCACTTCCTGCTCAGCCAGACCGAGAAG gaagACCTTGGAAGTGACAGCTGGCTGATTCATGGTCATAGAACACTTGGCACTGAGATGATACTAAAAAAG CCTAGTGTAACATACCAAGCAATAACCAAGCGGCTGAAAATATCTGAAGAG GATAGTGGCTCAACGTCGATTCAAGCAGCAGACAGCACGGCCATTAATGGCAGCATCATACCTACAGACAaaaa AGTTGGCTTTCTCGGCTTGGGGTTAATGGGCAGCGGCATTGTCTCAAACCTGCTCAAGATGGGACACTCGGTGACCGTGTGGAACAGAACTGCAGAGAAG TGCGACTTATTCATCCAGGAGGGAGCCCTTATGGGAAGAACACCCGCTGAAGTGGTCTCTACCTGTGACATCACATTTGCCTGTGTGGCAGATCCTAAAGCTGCAAAAGAT CTGGTGTTGGGGCCCAGTGGGGTGCTACAGGGAATCCGTCCGGGGAAATGCTACGTGGACATGTCTACTGTGGATCCAGAAACTGTCACTGAACTCGCTCAG GTGATTGTGTCTCGAGGTGGGCGCTTCCTGGAGGCCCCCGTGTCTGGTAACCAGCAGCTGTCCAACGATGGGATGTTGGTGATCCTTGCAGCTGGAGATCAAGGGGTCTATGAAGATTGCATGAGCTGTTTCCTAGCCATGGGCAAAACCTCCTTCTTTCTTG GGGAAGTGGGGAATGCTGCCAGGATGATGCTGATCCTTAACATGGTGCAGGGCAGTTTTATGGCTACTATAGCGGAAGGAATGACTCTGGCACAAGTCACAGGGCAGTCCCAACAGACCCTGCTGGATATCCTCAATCAGGGCCAGCTTGCCAGCATTTTCCTGGACCAAAAGTGCCAAA ACATCCTGCAGGGGAATTTCAAGCCTGACTTTTACCTAAAGTACATCCAGAAGGACCTGAGGTTAGCCATTGCTCTCGGAGATTCTGTTAACCACCCAACTCCCATGGCGGCTGCAGCAAATGAG GTCTACAAGAGGGCAAAAGCGTTGGACCAATCGGATAATGATATGTCTGCCGTGTACAGGGCCTACATCCACTAG
- the glyr1.L gene encoding putative oxidoreductase GLYR1 isoform X3 — MATVSLRQGDLVWGKLGRYPPWPGKIVNPPKDLKKPRGKKSLFVKFFGTEDHAWIKVEQLKPYHAHKEEMIKANKGKRFQQAVDAVEEFLKKAKAKELAKEHNSSDEKGKKAKKQTGEKRKKSSDSSSHSPQKRSREQSPRKRGRPPKDDKDSPSPQPSSLKKLAMKTVSRFSWPPPSSEEDLGSDSWLIHGHRTLGTEMILKKPSVTYQAITKRLKISEEDSGSTSIQAADSTAINGSIIPTDKKVGFLGLGLMGSGIVSNLLKMGHSVTVWNRTAEKKTTGGIHSELWDEDESTKCDLFIQEGALMGRTPAEVVSTCDITFACVADPKAAKDLVLGPSGVLQGIRPGKCYVDMSTVDPETVTELAQVIVSRGGRFLEAPVSGNQQLSNDGMLVILAAGDQGVYEDCMSCFLAMGKTSFFLGEVGNAARMMLILNMVQGSFMATIAEGMTLAQVTGQSQQTLLDILNQGQLASIFLDQKCQNILQGNFKPDFYLKYIQKDLRLAIALGDSVNHPTPMAAAANEVYKRAKALDQSDNDMSAVYRAYIH, encoded by the exons TCTTTGGAACAGAAGATCA tGCCTGGATCAAAGTGGAGCAGTTGAAGCCATACCATGCCCACAAGGAGGAGATGATCAAGGCTAACAAGGGTAAGCGGTTCCAGCAGGCAGTGGATGCAGTGGAGGAGTTCCTGAAGAAAGCCAAAGCAAAAGAACTTGCAAAAGAACAT AACTCCAGTGATGAGAAAGGCAAAAAAGCCAAGAAACAGACTGGTGAAAAGAGGAAGAAATCCTCAGACTCTTCTTCCCATTCCCCTCAGAAAAGGTCCCGTGAACAGAGCCCACGCAAACGAGGAAGGCCTCCCAAGGACGATAAG GACTCTCCCAGCCCCCAGCCAAGCTCACTGAAGAAACTTGCAATGAAAACAGTATCCCGATTCAGCTGGCCCCCACCTTCCAGTGAG gaagACCTTGGAAGTGACAGCTGGCTGATTCATGGTCATAGAACACTTGGCACTGAGATGATACTAAAAAAG CCTAGTGTAACATACCAAGCAATAACCAAGCGGCTGAAAATATCTGAAGAG GATAGTGGCTCAACGTCGATTCAAGCAGCAGACAGCACGGCCATTAATGGCAGCATCATACCTACAGACAaaaa AGTTGGCTTTCTCGGCTTGGGGTTAATGGGCAGCGGCATTGTCTCAAACCTGCTCAAGATGGGACACTCGGTGACCGTGTGGAACAGAACTGCAGAGAAG AAAACTACTGGAGGAATTCACAGTGAATTGTGGGATGAGGATGAAAGCACAAAG TGCGACTTATTCATCCAGGAGGGAGCCCTTATGGGAAGAACACCCGCTGAAGTGGTCTCTACCTGTGACATCACATTTGCCTGTGTGGCAGATCCTAAAGCTGCAAAAGAT CTGGTGTTGGGGCCCAGTGGGGTGCTACAGGGAATCCGTCCGGGGAAATGCTACGTGGACATGTCTACTGTGGATCCAGAAACTGTCACTGAACTCGCTCAG GTGATTGTGTCTCGAGGTGGGCGCTTCCTGGAGGCCCCCGTGTCTGGTAACCAGCAGCTGTCCAACGATGGGATGTTGGTGATCCTTGCAGCTGGAGATCAAGGGGTCTATGAAGATTGCATGAGCTGTTTCCTAGCCATGGGCAAAACCTCCTTCTTTCTTG GGGAAGTGGGGAATGCTGCCAGGATGATGCTGATCCTTAACATGGTGCAGGGCAGTTTTATGGCTACTATAGCGGAAGGAATGACTCTGGCACAAGTCACAGGGCAGTCCCAACAGACCCTGCTGGATATCCTCAATCAGGGCCAGCTTGCCAGCATTTTCCTGGACCAAAAGTGCCAAA ACATCCTGCAGGGGAATTTCAAGCCTGACTTTTACCTAAAGTACATCCAGAAGGACCTGAGGTTAGCCATTGCTCTCGGAGATTCTGTTAACCACCCAACTCCCATGGCGGCTGCAGCAAATGAG GTCTACAAGAGGGCAAAAGCGTTGGACCAATCGGATAATGATATGTCTGCCGTGTACAGGGCCTACATCCACTAG
- the glyr1.L gene encoding putative oxidoreductase GLYR1 isoform X4 yields MATVSLRQGDLVWGKLGRYPPWPGKIVNPPKDLKKPRGKKSLFVKFFGTEDHAWIKVEQLKPYHAHKEEMIKANKGKRFQQAVDAVEEFLKKAKAKELAKEHNSSDEKGKKAKKQTGEKRKKSSDSSSHSPQKRSREQSPRKRGRPPKDDKDSPSPQPSSLKKLAMKTVSRFSWPPPSSEEDLGSDSWLIHGHRTLGTEMILKKPSVTYQAITKRLKISEEDSGSTSIQAADSTAINGSIIPTDKKVGFLGLGLMGSGIVSNLLKMGHSVTVWNRTAEKCDLFIQEGALMGRTPAEVVSTCDITFACVADPKAAKDLVLGPSGVLQGIRPGKCYVDMSTVDPETVTELAQVIVSRGGRFLEAPVSGNQQLSNDGMLVILAAGDQGVYEDCMSCFLAMGKTSFFLGEVGNAARMMLILNMVQGSFMATIAEGMTLAQVTGQSQQTLLDILNQGQLASIFLDQKCQNILQGNFKPDFYLKYIQKDLRLAIALGDSVNHPTPMAAAANEVYKRAKALDQSDNDMSAVYRAYIH; encoded by the exons TCTTTGGAACAGAAGATCA tGCCTGGATCAAAGTGGAGCAGTTGAAGCCATACCATGCCCACAAGGAGGAGATGATCAAGGCTAACAAGGGTAAGCGGTTCCAGCAGGCAGTGGATGCAGTGGAGGAGTTCCTGAAGAAAGCCAAAGCAAAAGAACTTGCAAAAGAACAT AACTCCAGTGATGAGAAAGGCAAAAAAGCCAAGAAACAGACTGGTGAAAAGAGGAAGAAATCCTCAGACTCTTCTTCCCATTCCCCTCAGAAAAGGTCCCGTGAACAGAGCCCACGCAAACGAGGAAGGCCTCCCAAGGACGATAAG GACTCTCCCAGCCCCCAGCCAAGCTCACTGAAGAAACTTGCAATGAAAACAGTATCCCGATTCAGCTGGCCCCCACCTTCCAGTGAG gaagACCTTGGAAGTGACAGCTGGCTGATTCATGGTCATAGAACACTTGGCACTGAGATGATACTAAAAAAG CCTAGTGTAACATACCAAGCAATAACCAAGCGGCTGAAAATATCTGAAGAG GATAGTGGCTCAACGTCGATTCAAGCAGCAGACAGCACGGCCATTAATGGCAGCATCATACCTACAGACAaaaa AGTTGGCTTTCTCGGCTTGGGGTTAATGGGCAGCGGCATTGTCTCAAACCTGCTCAAGATGGGACACTCGGTGACCGTGTGGAACAGAACTGCAGAGAAG TGCGACTTATTCATCCAGGAGGGAGCCCTTATGGGAAGAACACCCGCTGAAGTGGTCTCTACCTGTGACATCACATTTGCCTGTGTGGCAGATCCTAAAGCTGCAAAAGAT CTGGTGTTGGGGCCCAGTGGGGTGCTACAGGGAATCCGTCCGGGGAAATGCTACGTGGACATGTCTACTGTGGATCCAGAAACTGTCACTGAACTCGCTCAG GTGATTGTGTCTCGAGGTGGGCGCTTCCTGGAGGCCCCCGTGTCTGGTAACCAGCAGCTGTCCAACGATGGGATGTTGGTGATCCTTGCAGCTGGAGATCAAGGGGTCTATGAAGATTGCATGAGCTGTTTCCTAGCCATGGGCAAAACCTCCTTCTTTCTTG GGGAAGTGGGGAATGCTGCCAGGATGATGCTGATCCTTAACATGGTGCAGGGCAGTTTTATGGCTACTATAGCGGAAGGAATGACTCTGGCACAAGTCACAGGGCAGTCCCAACAGACCCTGCTGGATATCCTCAATCAGGGCCAGCTTGCCAGCATTTTCCTGGACCAAAAGTGCCAAA ACATCCTGCAGGGGAATTTCAAGCCTGACTTTTACCTAAAGTACATCCAGAAGGACCTGAGGTTAGCCATTGCTCTCGGAGATTCTGTTAACCACCCAACTCCCATGGCGGCTGCAGCAAATGAG GTCTACAAGAGGGCAAAAGCGTTGGACCAATCGGATAATGATATGTCTGCCGTGTACAGGGCCTACATCCACTAG
- the glyr1.L gene encoding putative oxidoreductase GLYR1 isoform X5 encodes MATVSLRQGDLVWGKLGRYPPWPGKIVNPPKDLKKPRGKKSLFVKFFGTEDHAWIKVEQLKPYHAHKEEMIKANKGKRFQQAVDAVEEFLKKAKAKELAKEHNSSDEKGKKAKKQTGEKRKKSSDSSSHSPQKRSREQSPRKRGRPPKDDKEDLGSDSWLIHGHRTLGTEMILKKPSVTYQAITKRLKISEEDSGSTSIQAADSTAINGSIIPTDKKVGFLGLGLMGSGIVSNLLKMGHSVTVWNRTAEKKTTGGIHSELWDEDESTKCDLFIQEGALMGRTPAEVVSTCDITFACVADPKAAKDLVLGPSGVLQGIRPGKCYVDMSTVDPETVTELAQVIVSRGGRFLEAPVSGNQQLSNDGMLVILAAGDQGVYEDCMSCFLAMGKTSFFLGEVGNAARMMLILNMVQGSFMATIAEGMTLAQVTGQSQQTLLDILNQGQLASIFLDQKCQNILQGNFKPDFYLKYIQKDLRLAIALGDSVNHPTPMAAAANEVYKRAKALDQSDNDMSAVYRAYIH; translated from the exons TCTTTGGAACAGAAGATCA tGCCTGGATCAAAGTGGAGCAGTTGAAGCCATACCATGCCCACAAGGAGGAGATGATCAAGGCTAACAAGGGTAAGCGGTTCCAGCAGGCAGTGGATGCAGTGGAGGAGTTCCTGAAGAAAGCCAAAGCAAAAGAACTTGCAAAAGAACAT AACTCCAGTGATGAGAAAGGCAAAAAAGCCAAGAAACAGACTGGTGAAAAGAGGAAGAAATCCTCAGACTCTTCTTCCCATTCCCCTCAGAAAAGGTCCCGTGAACAGAGCCCACGCAAACGAGGAAGGCCTCCCAAGGACGATAAG gaagACCTTGGAAGTGACAGCTGGCTGATTCATGGTCATAGAACACTTGGCACTGAGATGATACTAAAAAAG CCTAGTGTAACATACCAAGCAATAACCAAGCGGCTGAAAATATCTGAAGAG GATAGTGGCTCAACGTCGATTCAAGCAGCAGACAGCACGGCCATTAATGGCAGCATCATACCTACAGACAaaaa AGTTGGCTTTCTCGGCTTGGGGTTAATGGGCAGCGGCATTGTCTCAAACCTGCTCAAGATGGGACACTCGGTGACCGTGTGGAACAGAACTGCAGAGAAG AAAACTACTGGAGGAATTCACAGTGAATTGTGGGATGAGGATGAAAGCACAAAG TGCGACTTATTCATCCAGGAGGGAGCCCTTATGGGAAGAACACCCGCTGAAGTGGTCTCTACCTGTGACATCACATTTGCCTGTGTGGCAGATCCTAAAGCTGCAAAAGAT CTGGTGTTGGGGCCCAGTGGGGTGCTACAGGGAATCCGTCCGGGGAAATGCTACGTGGACATGTCTACTGTGGATCCAGAAACTGTCACTGAACTCGCTCAG GTGATTGTGTCTCGAGGTGGGCGCTTCCTGGAGGCCCCCGTGTCTGGTAACCAGCAGCTGTCCAACGATGGGATGTTGGTGATCCTTGCAGCTGGAGATCAAGGGGTCTATGAAGATTGCATGAGCTGTTTCCTAGCCATGGGCAAAACCTCCTTCTTTCTTG GGGAAGTGGGGAATGCTGCCAGGATGATGCTGATCCTTAACATGGTGCAGGGCAGTTTTATGGCTACTATAGCGGAAGGAATGACTCTGGCACAAGTCACAGGGCAGTCCCAACAGACCCTGCTGGATATCCTCAATCAGGGCCAGCTTGCCAGCATTTTCCTGGACCAAAAGTGCCAAA ACATCCTGCAGGGGAATTTCAAGCCTGACTTTTACCTAAAGTACATCCAGAAGGACCTGAGGTTAGCCATTGCTCTCGGAGATTCTGTTAACCACCCAACTCCCATGGCGGCTGCAGCAAATGAG GTCTACAAGAGGGCAAAAGCGTTGGACCAATCGGATAATGATATGTCTGCCGTGTACAGGGCCTACATCCACTAG
- the glyr1.L gene encoding putative oxidoreductase GLYR1 isoform X6, producing the protein MIKANKGKRFQQAVDAVEEFLKKAKAKELAKEHNSSDEKGKKAKKQTGEKRKKSSDSSSHSPQKRSREQSPRKRGRPPKDDKDSPSPQPSSLKKLAMKTVSRFSWPPPSSERTKDDPHFHHFLLSQTEKEDLGSDSWLIHGHRTLGTEMILKKPSVTYQAITKRLKISEEDSGSTSIQAADSTAINGSIIPTDKKVGFLGLGLMGSGIVSNLLKMGHSVTVWNRTAEKKTTGGIHSELWDEDESTKCDLFIQEGALMGRTPAEVVSTCDITFACVADPKAAKDLVLGPSGVLQGIRPGKCYVDMSTVDPETVTELAQVIVSRGGRFLEAPVSGNQQLSNDGMLVILAAGDQGVYEDCMSCFLAMGKTSFFLGEVGNAARMMLILNMVQGSFMATIAEGMTLAQVTGQSQQTLLDILNQGQLASIFLDQKCQNILQGNFKPDFYLKYIQKDLRLAIALGDSVNHPTPMAAAANEVYKRAKALDQSDNDMSAVYRAYIH; encoded by the exons ATGATCAAGGCTAACAAGGGTAAGCGGTTCCAGCAGGCAGTGGATGCAGTGGAGGAGTTCCTGAAGAAAGCCAAAGCAAAAGAACTTGCAAAAGAACAT AACTCCAGTGATGAGAAAGGCAAAAAAGCCAAGAAACAGACTGGTGAAAAGAGGAAGAAATCCTCAGACTCTTCTTCCCATTCCCCTCAGAAAAGGTCCCGTGAACAGAGCCCACGCAAACGAGGAAGGCCTCCCAAGGACGATAAG GACTCTCCCAGCCCCCAGCCAAGCTCACTGAAGAAACTTGCAATGAAAACAGTATCCCGATTCAGCTGGCCCCCACCTTCCAGTGAG CGTACCAAGGATGATCCTCATTTCCATCACTTCCTGCTCAGCCAGACCGAGAAG gaagACCTTGGAAGTGACAGCTGGCTGATTCATGGTCATAGAACACTTGGCACTGAGATGATACTAAAAAAG CCTAGTGTAACATACCAAGCAATAACCAAGCGGCTGAAAATATCTGAAGAG GATAGTGGCTCAACGTCGATTCAAGCAGCAGACAGCACGGCCATTAATGGCAGCATCATACCTACAGACAaaaa AGTTGGCTTTCTCGGCTTGGGGTTAATGGGCAGCGGCATTGTCTCAAACCTGCTCAAGATGGGACACTCGGTGACCGTGTGGAACAGAACTGCAGAGAAG AAAACTACTGGAGGAATTCACAGTGAATTGTGGGATGAGGATGAAAGCACAAAG TGCGACTTATTCATCCAGGAGGGAGCCCTTATGGGAAGAACACCCGCTGAAGTGGTCTCTACCTGTGACATCACATTTGCCTGTGTGGCAGATCCTAAAGCTGCAAAAGAT CTGGTGTTGGGGCCCAGTGGGGTGCTACAGGGAATCCGTCCGGGGAAATGCTACGTGGACATGTCTACTGTGGATCCAGAAACTGTCACTGAACTCGCTCAG GTGATTGTGTCTCGAGGTGGGCGCTTCCTGGAGGCCCCCGTGTCTGGTAACCAGCAGCTGTCCAACGATGGGATGTTGGTGATCCTTGCAGCTGGAGATCAAGGGGTCTATGAAGATTGCATGAGCTGTTTCCTAGCCATGGGCAAAACCTCCTTCTTTCTTG GGGAAGTGGGGAATGCTGCCAGGATGATGCTGATCCTTAACATGGTGCAGGGCAGTTTTATGGCTACTATAGCGGAAGGAATGACTCTGGCACAAGTCACAGGGCAGTCCCAACAGACCCTGCTGGATATCCTCAATCAGGGCCAGCTTGCCAGCATTTTCCTGGACCAAAAGTGCCAAA ACATCCTGCAGGGGAATTTCAAGCCTGACTTTTACCTAAAGTACATCCAGAAGGACCTGAGGTTAGCCATTGCTCTCGGAGATTCTGTTAACCACCCAACTCCCATGGCGGCTGCAGCAAATGAG GTCTACAAGAGGGCAAAAGCGTTGGACCAATCGGATAATGATATGTCTGCCGTGTACAGGGCCTACATCCACTAG